The Pleuronectes platessa chromosome 10, fPlePla1.1, whole genome shotgun sequence genome contains a region encoding:
- the sri gene encoding sorcin: MNPGFGGNVASDPLYGYFAAVAGQDAQISADELQRCLTQSGISGSYQPFSLETCRLMISMLDRDMSGTMGFAEFKELWQSLNQWKTVFVSYDQDRSGTMESQELQQAIANFGYRLSPQALNIIMKRYSLNGRITFDEFLSCCIRLRILTDQFKRRDATQSGSASFQYDDFIQVTMSV, from the exons ATGAACCCGGGCTTCGGAGGAAACGTAGCGTCG gATCCGCTCTATGGATATTTTGCAGCTGTTGCAGGACAG GATGCACAGATCTCAGCAGACGAGCTGCAGCGCTGCCTCACGCAGTCGGGCATCTCGGGCTCATATCAGC CCTTCAGCCTGGAGACCTGCCGGCtgatgatcagcatgctggAT AGGGACATGTCTGGCACCATGGGCTTTGCTGAGTTCAAGGAGCTGTGGCAGTCTCTGAACCAATGGAAGACGGTCTTTGTCTCATACGACCAGGACCGCAGTGGAACGATGGAGAgccaggagctgcagcaggccatTGCCAACTTTG gctACAGATTGAGCCCTCAGGCCCTGAACATCATCATGAAGCGCTACAGCTTGAACGGCAGGATCACCTTCGACGAGTTCCTGAGCTGCTGCATCAGACTGCGCATCCTGACGG ATCAGTTCAAAAGAAGAGACGCAACCCAAAGTGGCAGCGCCTCGTTTCAGTACGATGAC TTCATCCAGGTCACCATGAGCGTCTGA
- the snrnp48 gene encoding U11/U12 small nuclear ribonucleoprotein 48 kDa protein, whose protein sequence is MSDPQPAQDVQPVQNAPPVQDAQPVQEPEPVQDAQPVQDRVKYLRELEEFTENCKKQLNDIFESLGWSPHYKQEAMEQCPYDPGHRVPVRTLEKHKASCRLRKMGYSAEEQAEMYDTSVCYENSSVKSFTMDKSVQHQVILQARSAAPLMKMEGVFWQGQYSGQPVDVPQNHKRALCDLTVADRLALYDHVVGVLTKQKEAASSSNDDLYVDLVSKLRRAEEQNEPKTHLELMAEMRDYKRRRQSYRAKNVHITKKSYTEVIREVINVHSEELSRQWREDEGEESSTRSAHSSHRRRLDERRSASSESHHSPSRKRERSRERSQDGESKKKKKKKRERDSRSPSEHRHDRKRKKKKKKEEKKKEEREKEK, encoded by the exons ATGTCGGACCCGCAGCCGGCCCAGGACGTACAGCCGGTCCAGAACGCGCCACCGGTCCAGGACGCGCAGCCGGTCCAGGAACCAGAGCCGGTCCAGGACGCACAGCCGGTCCAGGACCGGGTGAAGTATCTGCGGGAGCTGGAGGAGTTCACCGAGAACTGCAAGAAGCAGCTCAACGACATCTTCGAATCGCTGGGATGGTCACCACACTACAAGCAG GAGGCCATGGAGCAGTGTCCGTACGACCCCGGCCACAGAGTCCCGGTCAGAACTCTGGAGAAGCACAAAGCCTCCTGCCGCCTCAGGAAGATGGGCTACTCAGCCGAGGAGCAG GCGGAGATGTACGACACGTCTGTGTGTTATGAGAACAGCAGCGTCAAAAGCTTCACAATGG ACAAGTCCGTGCAGCACCAGGTGATCCTCCAGGCGAGGTCTGCCGCCCCGCTGATGAAGATGGAAGGAGTCTTCTGGCAAG GTCAGTACTCCGGCCAGCCCGTCGACGTGCCTCAGAACCACAAGCGAGCTCTGTGTGATCTCACTGTGGCCGACCGATTGGCTCTGTACGATCACGTGGTCGGCGTCCTCACCAAACAGAAAGAAGCCGCCTCCTCTTCTAACGACGATCTCTACGTCGATCTGGTGTCCAAACTCCGGAGGG CTGAGGAGCAGAACGAACCGAAGACTCACCTGGAGCTGATGGCAGAGATGAGGGACTACAAGAGGCGGCGTCAGTCCTACCGGGCCAAGAACGTTCACATCACCAAGAAGTCCTACACCGAG GTGATCAGAGAGGTCATCAACGTCCACTCAGAGGAGCTCTCCAGACAgtggagagaggacgagggggaGGAGTCATCCACACGCTCCGCCCACTCCTCCCACAG GCGCCGCTTGGATGAAAGGAGATCGGCGTCCTCAGAGTCTCACCACTCCCCCAGCAGGAAGCGGGAGCGCAGCCGGGAGCGCAGCCAGGACGGAgagagcaagaagaagaagaagaagaagagggaaag GGATTCCCGTTCTCCCAGTGAGCACCGCCACGAccgaaagaggaagaagaagaagaagaaagaggagaagaagaaagaggagagggagaaggagaagtga
- the LOC128450076 gene encoding E3 SUMO-protein ligase ZBED1 — protein MVAAARSLPFEHMPCVAHIIQRTITVSLRDSGFDGALAKCRKIVGHFKHSPANTAELKVQQASHGQTEESLIQDVATRWNSTLEMIKRIQHNKEPLKATLVQQKHNLATLTSAEYDRLANLETLLEPCRYVTELLGGDKYVSCSVVLPALCHLLRTMEISDVDPAYIVRFKAAFKGDLNTRKENTNLSWLKLATALDPRFKDLRCLPKAEREEVWQKLSQMLKDRDTESQPCSDEMEPEPPKKKVALLLLGSESESDEDANFNDKTLDRYRAEPSVSIDTCPLQWGSAHTGAHGRLAQLAQKYLATPASTVPCERLFSLAGHVVQKKRSALSSENVNKLVCLSNWLKEKQTMNWLTEVMSHNTFAHSYCY, from the exons ATGGTAGCGGCAGCCAGGAGTCTACCATTCGAGCATATGCCTTGTGTAGCGCACATTATTCAGCGGACGATCACGGTGTCTCTCCGTGACAGCGGGTTTGATGGTGCATTAGCCAAGTGCCGTAAAATCGTTGGACATTTTAAACACAGTCCTGCAAACACAGCGGAGTTGAAAGTTCAGCAAGCTTCCCATGGACAGACAGAAGAGTCACTCATCCAGGATGTAGCCACACGCTGGAATTCAACACTGGAGATGATAAAGCGTATCCAGCACAACAAAGAGCCACTGAAGGCAACACTTGTCCAGCAGAAGCACAACTTGGCCACGCTAACCTCAGCTGAATATGACAGGCTAGCAAATTTGGAAACACTGCTGGAGCCATGCAG gtATGTTACTGAGCTCTTGGGGGGTGACAAATATGTTTCCTGCTCTGTGGTCCTTCCTGCACTCTGCCACCTTCTGCGTACAATGGAGATTTCAGATGTTGACCCTGCCTACATAGTGCGCTTCAAGGCTGCATTCAAAGGGGACCTCAACACACGAAAGGAGAACACAAACCTGTCATGGTTAAAGCTAGCAACAGCTCTAGATCCCAGATTCAAGGACCTCAGGTGCCTGCCCaaagcagagagggaagaggtgTGGCAAAAGCTGAGTCAGATGCTGAAGGACAGAGATACTGAATCACAGCCCTGCAGCGATGAAATGGAACCAGAACCACCAAAGAAGAAAGTGGCTCTCCTACTGTTGgggtcagagtcagagtctgatGAGGATGCAAATTTTAATGACAAAACTCTGGACAGGTACAGGGCAGAGCCCAGTGTCAGCATAGACACATGTCCACTTCAGTGGGGGTCAGCGCACACTGGTGCCCATGGCAGGCTGGCACAGCTTGCACAAAAGTACTTGGCAACACCTGCCTCAACAGTGCCATGTGAGAGACTATTTTCTTTGGCAGGCCACGTTGTACAGAAGAAAAGGTCAGCTTTGTCATCTGAAAATGTCAACAAGCTAGTTTGCCTGAGTAACTGGTTAAAAGAAAAGCAGACGATGAATTGGTTGACTGAAGTCATGTCACACAACACCTTTGCACacagttattgttattga
- the zgc:113232 gene encoding collagen alpha-1(II) chain produces MAASSHTASILSGLVVFVLCVVVSRCQDEFSGLNSGEDRTDEGSLVNHYDNMAAPQPEFPPEPTHYDEDYDQYGPVPTRVTMITGDTFPYATTTESHYAKEDTETMQVPYEFPAGPDTDSSEESGADAALGEEGPTECDCEPGQPGFAGFAGPKGSRGLQGKAGEPGAQGREGYKGTKGVRGRGGDTGPLGDVGPEGDDGSSGFSGAMGEPGLPGDPGEHGELGLKGDVGMEGPRGGVGAAGETAPRGDAGPQGPRGGKGIKGSRGDGGKEGPHGREGQKGQIGAPGFPGDIGDRGYNGHPGQLGGFGPAGPKGGKGYDGLPGSDGDPGEDGVTGVRGLMGEPGPFGAKGSPGDRGVRGPRGRAGAVGAGGERGDAGVPGKPGPKGLQAQPGSKGETGPDGVKGSSGKKGIKGGKGLKGSVGDRGDKGQRGPKGPVGRDGVPGPVGPPGLPGTRGDRGSIGDLGVRGRVGTKGVRGPSGPSLTDEQVLQLCRGVVTAQISQYAASIRAKCSQGCPINNRTLIGPPGVQGLSGAPGKPGKAGKAGVKGARGVQGDRGLEGQDGELGARGQKGSKGFTGEPGKGLAGPGGPQGLTGFPGHPAEPKKGMEGPRGPRGFPGSVGQTGTVGNAGVPGFCEARDCSIHAPVMRKEQGLVKGPVSLKM; encoded by the exons ATGGCAGCCTCCAGTCACACG GCGTCCATCCTCTCGGGACTTGTTGTGTTCGTGCTGTGTGTCGTCGTCTCTCGCTGCCAGGACGAGTTCTCTGGACTCAACTCAG GTGAGGATCGCACCGATGAAGGTTCTTTGGTCAACCACTATGACAACATGGCCGCCCCTCAACCAG AGTTCCCCCCCGAGCCGACCCACTACGACGAGGACTACGACCAGTACGGCCCCGTCCCCACCCGGGTCACCATGATCACCGGGGACACTTTCCCTTACGCCACCACCACCGAGTCCCACTACGCCAAGGAGGACACAGAGACCATGCAG GTCCCGTACGAGTTCCCTGCAGGGCCGGACACCGACTCCTCTGAGGAGTCCGGGGCCGATGCGGCTCTCGGGGAGGAGGGGCCCACGGAGTGTGACTGTGAACCGGGACAACCGGGATTCGCTGGCTTCGCGGGACCAAAG GGATCCAGAGGCTTGCAGGGTAAAGCCGGGGAGCCAGGAGCTCAGGGCCGAGAG GGATATAAAGGAACCAAAGGTGTTCGAGGAAGAGGCGGAGACACCGGACCCCTG GGCGATGTTGGGCCTGAAGGAGACGATGGATCCTCTGGTTTCTCTGGAGCCATG GGAGAACCTGGACTTCCAGGAGACCCCGGCGAGCACGGAGAGCTGGGTctgaag GGCGACGTGGGCATGGAGGGGCCGCGAGGAGGCGTCGGAGCCGCTGGAGAGACT GCCCCCCGTGGTGATGCTGGGCCTCAAGGACCAAGGGGAGGTAAAGGTATCAAG GGCTCTCGTGGTGATGGAGGCAAAGAGGGTCCACACGGTCGAGAAGGACAGAAG GGTCAAATCGGAGCACCCGGGTTTCCAGGTGACATCGGAGACAGAGGCTACAAT GGTCACCCTGGACAGCTGGGGGGCTTCGGACCCGCTGGACCAAAG GGCGGTAAAGGTTATGACGGCCTGCCGGGCAGTGACGGTGACCCCGGAGAGGAT GGAGTCACAGGAGTCCGGGGGCTGATGGGAGAGCCTGGGCCGTTTGGTGCCAAG GGGAGTCCAGGGGATCGTGGTGTGAGAGGTCCCCGGGGCAGAGCGGGCGCCGTG ggagctggaggagagcgaGGGGACGCTGGAGTGCCAGGGAAACCAGGACCAAAGGGTCTGCAGGCCCAGCCA GGTTCCAAAGGGGAGACGGGACCTGATGGGGTCAAG gGTTCATCAGGAAAGAAGGGAATTAAAGGGGGAAAAGGTCTTAAG GGAAGCGTGGGCGACCGTGGAGACAAAGGACAG CGAGGACCGAAAGGTCCGGTTGGTCGGGACGGCGTCCCCGGGCCCGTGGGGCCACCCGGCCTCCCAGGGACCAGAGGAGACCGAGGCTCCATCGGCGACCTGGGTGTTAGAGGCCGAGTTGGAACTAAAGGAGTCCGAGGTCCTTCT GGTCCCAGTCTGACTGATGAGCAGGTCCTTCAGCTCTGCCGCGGTGTGGTGACGGCCCAGATCTCCCAGTACGCTGCTTCCATTCGGGCAAAGTGCTCCCAGGGCTGCCCCATCAACAACCGGACACTCATTGGGCCCCCGGGAGTCCAAGGACTATCAGGAGCACCAGGCAAACCT GGCAAAGCAGGAAAAGCTGGAGTGAAAGGAGCCAGAGGTGTTCAGGGCGACAGAGGACTGGAGGGACAGGATGGAGAGCTAGGTGCCAGAG GTCAAAAAGGATCTAAGGGCTTCACAGGGGAGCCTGGTAAGGGCCTGGCCGGACCTGGTGGACCACAAGGCCTCACAG GTTTCCCAGGTCACCCAGCCGAGCCCAAAAAGGGCATGGAGGGGCCCCGGGGGCCTCGTGGCTTCCCTGGCTCGGTGGGCCAAACCGGCACGGTCGGAAACGCCGGCGTGCCAGGGTTCTGTGAGGCGCGGGACTGCAGCATCCATGCGCCAGTGATGCGCAAAGAGCAGGGTCTGGTGAAAGGACCTGTCAGTTTGAAGATGTAG